Proteins encoded by one window of Silvibacterium dinghuense:
- a CDS encoding LacI family DNA-binding transcriptional regulator produces MVKKKPESDLEQGPINLRQLSELLHLSQTTISLVLNDSPAAKSIPEHTRARVFEAARKFQYRPNYFARSLRRSKSMSVGVLAPDLSEGYFTLVMQGVEETLLRSHYFYFTASHYWQTELMREYPRMLAERAVDGYLLLNTPAAFSSPLPTVAISAHHDAAGVTNVVLDHHRAAELALRHLYELGHRHIAFVKGPEIIPDTEYRWKSILQVAKSLDIKVLPELSIQLPADSWSPEIGYQPMKALLERTRAFTAIFCFNDISAIGAIRAIHDAGLSVPGDVSVVGFDDIISAAYQKPSLTTVRQPLREMGSEGAQLLLALIADPKKPQPAEVLMQPELIVRESTGPAPARSGAGSKRTPAKRRTR; encoded by the coding sequence ATGGTTAAGAAGAAGCCGGAGTCAGACCTTGAACAAGGTCCGATCAATCTCCGCCAGCTCTCCGAACTCCTTCATCTCTCGCAGACCACCATTTCGCTGGTTCTGAACGACTCACCCGCTGCCAAATCCATTCCCGAGCACACCCGCGCACGCGTCTTCGAGGCTGCCCGCAAATTTCAGTATCGCCCCAACTACTTCGCGCGCTCTCTGCGCCGCAGCAAGAGCATGTCTGTCGGCGTGCTTGCGCCCGATCTCAGCGAAGGCTATTTCACCCTCGTCATGCAGGGCGTCGAGGAGACGCTGCTCCGCTCGCACTACTTCTACTTCACCGCCAGCCACTACTGGCAGACCGAACTCATGCGGGAATACCCGCGCATGCTCGCCGAGCGCGCGGTCGACGGCTACCTGCTGCTTAACACGCCCGCAGCCTTCTCAAGTCCGCTGCCCACCGTCGCGATCTCCGCACACCATGACGCAGCCGGAGTCACCAATGTCGTGCTCGATCATCACCGCGCCGCCGAGCTGGCCCTCCGCCATCTCTACGAACTCGGGCACCGCCACATTGCCTTCGTGAAGGGCCCGGAGATCATCCCCGACACCGAGTACCGCTGGAAGTCGATCCTGCAGGTTGCGAAAAGCCTTGATATCAAGGTTCTCCCCGAGCTCTCCATTCAGCTCCCTGCCGACAGCTGGTCGCCGGAGATCGGCTATCAGCCCATGAAGGCACTGCTCGAGCGCACCCGCGCCTTCACCGCCATTTTCTGCTTCAATGACATCTCTGCGATCGGCGCCATCCGCGCTATTCACGATGCCGGGCTCTCCGTCCCCGGCGATGTGTCGGTCGTCGGCTTCGACGACATCATCAGCGCCGCCTACCAGAAGCCAAGCCTCACCACCGTGCGCCAGCCGCTGCGCGAGATGGGCAGCGAAGGCGCGCAGCTCCTGCTCGCTCTCATTGCCGATCCGAAGAAGCCGCAGCCCGCAGAGGTTCTCATGCAACCTGAGCTGATCGTTCGCGAGTCCACAGGCCCGGCTCCCGCACGTTCCGGCGCGGGCAGCAAGCGAACCCCTGCGAAACGGCGCACGCGATAG
- a CDS encoding DUF1641 domain-containing protein yields MAKPIELLPHVGRDPRAELRKKVEEAPVEHAEAVLSAYALLEQMHESGVLDTVRGVLGAGDRVIEHVVGLTTQPEAVTALRNLLILSKVMGSIPPDTLHSLVADLPQAMAVKPEAEPPSFFALLRKMMSKESRRAMALGANVLEAVGKGLGSKRHE; encoded by the coding sequence ATGGCAAAGCCGATTGAGCTGCTGCCGCACGTGGGGCGCGATCCGCGAGCCGAGCTGCGCAAGAAGGTGGAAGAGGCCCCGGTGGAGCATGCCGAGGCCGTGCTCTCCGCCTATGCGCTGCTCGAGCAGATGCACGAGAGCGGGGTGCTCGACACGGTGCGCGGGGTACTGGGCGCGGGAGACCGCGTGATCGAGCATGTTGTTGGCCTGACGACTCAGCCCGAAGCGGTGACTGCGCTGCGCAACCTGCTCATCCTCAGCAAGGTGATGGGCAGCATTCCGCCGGATACACTGCACAGCCTGGTTGCCGATCTGCCGCAGGCGATGGCGGTCAAACCGGAGGCTGAGCCGCCGTCCTTTTTTGCATTGCTGCGGAAGATGATGTCAAAGGAAAGCCGAAGGGCGATGGCCCTTGGCGCAAATGTGCTTGAAGCGGTGGGCAAGGGCCTGGGCAGCAAACGCCACGAGTAG
- the fdhF gene encoding formate dehydrogenase subunit alpha gives MGLQTDALATSLTKVLPPEATSGHCRITVNGTEVEAQAGERLIDALNRYADDGAAEHDHHAGEDGRKRVPQVCYHPRMGPIQSCDTCMVEIDGTLGRACAAKVEAGMTIVTASPAAEAAQHEAFDRILKNHMLYCTVCDNNNQNCTVHNTTALMDIQHQKYPYREKPYEKDMSNPFYRYDPQQCILCGRCVEACQNVQVNETLSIRWEDEHPRVLWDGGTTIAGSSCVSCGHCVTVCPCNALMEKSMLGEAGYMTKLPGAALTKMIDLVKDIEPEMGYGPILQVSETEAAMRNVRNKRTKTVCTYCGVGCSYDVWTGGAGGDRHILKIEPGEGAANNISTCVKGKFGWDFVNSPDRLTTPLIRENGVFREASWEEALELVGRRFSEIKAEHGPDALSFISSSKCTNEESYLLQKLARAVVGTNNVDNCSRYCQSPATQGLFRTVGYGGDSGSITDIAQSALVMIVGANPAEAHPVLATRVKRAHKLNGQRLIVADLRKHEMARRADIFFRPNPGTDLVWMSAVTKYILDTGNAKMDFIERWVNGLEAYRKSLEPYTLEHASHICGLSIDLLKQVAQEFIDAPSACILWAMGVTQHCGGSDTSTAISNLLLVTGNYMRPGTGAYPLRGHNNVQGASDWGAMPAYFPSYEKVDDPAAKARYEQAWGVKLSSSKGLDNHEMVEAIYEGHLKAMYLVGEDMYKADANANFVGGGFEKLEFFVVEDIFFSATCQYADVVLPASPALEKDGTFTSTERRFQRLYQVMEPLGDSRPDWRIIQDVANRLGANWKYTHPSEIMAEAALLTPLFTGVTYERLEGYKTLQWPVAADGTDTPLLYTEGFAFPDGKARFYPVDWTPPSEALDAEFDLFLNNGRMLEHFHEGNMTYRVPGIDEETPEGFVEVSPELAEARGLQTGQWVHLHSRHGEVKTQVYVTDRVFGDQVFVPLNLREQAVNLLTGTHTDKVTHTPAYKETAVRMKTLPSVGEDPLPRINFRHGHPTPQRGVEVERKWKRADYWMPGTEPKNSGQNNGLVQIQTGKKE, from the coding sequence ATGGGCCTGCAAACAGATGCACTTGCTACTTCGCTTACGAAGGTTCTTCCGCCGGAAGCCACATCCGGGCACTGCCGGATCACGGTCAACGGGACAGAAGTGGAAGCGCAGGCCGGTGAGCGGCTGATCGATGCGCTGAACCGGTACGCCGACGACGGCGCCGCTGAGCACGATCATCATGCCGGGGAAGATGGTCGCAAGCGCGTCCCTCAGGTCTGCTATCACCCCCGCATGGGGCCGATCCAGAGCTGCGACACCTGCATGGTGGAGATTGACGGCACGCTGGGGCGCGCCTGCGCGGCGAAGGTCGAGGCGGGCATGACGATCGTGACCGCGTCACCCGCGGCCGAGGCCGCGCAGCACGAGGCCTTCGACCGCATCCTGAAGAATCACATGCTCTACTGCACCGTCTGCGACAACAACAACCAGAACTGCACGGTGCACAACACGACGGCGCTGATGGATATTCAGCACCAGAAGTATCCCTATCGCGAAAAGCCGTACGAGAAGGACATGTCGAACCCCTTCTATCGCTACGACCCGCAGCAGTGCATCCTGTGCGGGCGGTGCGTGGAGGCCTGCCAGAACGTGCAGGTGAACGAGACGCTCTCGATCCGCTGGGAGGACGAGCACCCGCGGGTGCTGTGGGACGGCGGGACGACAATCGCCGGTTCGAGCTGTGTCTCCTGCGGCCACTGCGTGACGGTGTGCCCCTGCAACGCGCTGATGGAGAAGTCAATGCTGGGGGAGGCCGGCTACATGACCAAGCTGCCGGGCGCCGCGCTGACCAAGATGATCGACCTGGTGAAGGATATCGAGCCGGAGATGGGCTACGGGCCGATCCTGCAGGTCTCCGAGACCGAGGCGGCGATGCGCAACGTGCGCAACAAGCGGACGAAGACGGTCTGCACCTATTGCGGCGTGGGCTGCAGCTACGACGTCTGGACGGGCGGTGCGGGCGGTGACCGGCACATCCTCAAGATCGAGCCCGGCGAGGGTGCGGCGAACAACATCTCCACCTGCGTGAAGGGCAAGTTCGGCTGGGATTTTGTGAACAGCCCGGACCGGCTGACGACGCCGCTGATCCGCGAGAACGGGGTCTTCCGCGAGGCGAGCTGGGAGGAGGCATTGGAACTGGTCGGGCGGCGCTTTAGCGAGATCAAGGCCGAGCATGGGCCGGATGCGCTCTCCTTCATCTCTTCCTCGAAGTGCACCAACGAAGAAAGCTACCTGCTGCAGAAGCTGGCCCGCGCCGTGGTAGGCACCAACAACGTCGACAACTGCTCGCGCTATTGCCAGAGTCCGGCAACGCAGGGGCTCTTCCGCACCGTAGGCTATGGCGGCGACTCAGGATCGATTACCGACATTGCGCAGTCTGCGCTGGTGATGATTGTGGGAGCGAATCCAGCCGAGGCGCATCCGGTGCTGGCCACGCGCGTTAAGCGCGCGCACAAGCTTAACGGGCAGCGTCTGATTGTGGCCGACCTTCGCAAGCACGAGATGGCGCGGCGCGCGGATATCTTCTTCCGGCCGAATCCGGGCACCGACCTGGTGTGGATGTCGGCAGTAACGAAGTACATCCTCGATACCGGCAACGCGAAGATGGATTTCATCGAGCGCTGGGTAAATGGTCTCGAGGCATATCGCAAGAGCCTGGAGCCGTACACGCTTGAGCACGCCTCGCATATCTGCGGCCTCTCGATCGACCTGCTGAAGCAGGTGGCGCAGGAGTTCATCGACGCGCCCTCGGCCTGCATTCTGTGGGCGATGGGTGTGACGCAGCACTGCGGCGGCTCGGATACTTCGACGGCGATCTCGAACCTGCTGCTGGTCACCGGCAATTACATGCGGCCGGGCACCGGTGCCTATCCGCTGCGCGGGCACAACAATGTGCAGGGCGCCAGCGACTGGGGCGCGATGCCGGCCTACTTCCCCAGCTATGAGAAGGTGGACGATCCGGCGGCGAAGGCCCGCTACGAGCAGGCCTGGGGCGTGAAGCTCTCGTCGAGCAAGGGCCTGGATAACCACGAGATGGTGGAGGCGATTTACGAGGGTCACCTGAAGGCGATGTATCTCGTCGGCGAGGACATGTACAAGGCCGATGCGAATGCGAACTTTGTCGGTGGGGGCTTTGAAAAGCTGGAGTTCTTCGTCGTCGAGGACATCTTCTTCTCCGCAACCTGCCAGTATGCCGACGTGGTGCTGCCGGCCAGCCCGGCGCTGGAGAAGGACGGCACCTTCACCAGCACGGAACGTCGCTTCCAGCGGCTCTACCAGGTGATGGAGCCGCTCGGCGACAGCCGGCCCGACTGGCGGATCATCCAGGATGTAGCGAACCGCCTGGGAGCGAACTGGAAGTACACGCATCCTTCCGAGATCATGGCCGAGGCCGCGCTGCTGACGCCGTTGTTCACCGGCGTGACCTACGAGCGGCTCGAAGGCTACAAGACACTGCAGTGGCCGGTGGCCGCCGACGGCACCGACACGCCGCTGCTCTATACCGAGGGCTTCGCCTTCCCGGATGGCAAGGCGCGCTTCTATCCGGTGGATTGGACGCCGCCCTCCGAAGCCCTCGACGCGGAGTTCGATCTCTTCCTGAACAACGGGCGCATGCTCGAGCACTTCCACGAAGGGAACATGACTTACCGCGTACCGGGCATCGACGAGGAGACGCCGGAGGGTTTTGTGGAGGTGTCTCCGGAGCTGGCTGAGGCGCGCGGGCTCCAGACCGGGCAGTGGGTGCATCTGCACTCCCGGCACGGCGAGGTGAAGACCCAGGTCTACGTAACCGACCGGGTCTTCGGCGACCAGGTCTTTGTGCCGCTAAACCTGCGCGAGCAGGCGGTGAACCTGCTGACTGGCACACATACCGACAAGGTGACGCATACGCCGGCCTACAAGGAGACCGCGGTGCGAATGAAGACGCTGCCCAGCGTGGGCGAAGACCCGCTGCCGCGCATCAACTTCCGCCACGGGCATCCGACGCCGCAGCGCGGCGTGGAGGTGGAGCGCAAGTGGAAGCGCGCCGACTACTGGATGCCAGGCACGGAGCCAAAGAACAGCGGGCAGAATAACGGACTGGTGCAGATCCAGACGGGGAAGAAGGAGTAG